From a region of the Bradyrhizobium diazoefficiens genome:
- a CDS encoding TlpA disulfide reductase family protein, whose product MLDKKPSATRRVPLVVATVAIGGLAGFAALYGLGLSRSPSGDPACRAAVATAQKIAPLAHGEVAALTMASTPLKLPDLAFQDADGKPKKLSDFRGKTLLVNLWATWCVPCRKEMPALDELQGKLSGPNFEVVAINIDTRDPEEPKTFLKEANLTRLGYFNDPKAKVFQDLKTIGRALGMPTSVLVDPQGCEIATIAGPAEWASEDALKLIRAATGKAAAAL is encoded by the coding sequence ATGCTCGACAAAAAGCCCTCCGCCACGCGCCGGGTCCCCCTCGTCGTCGCCACCGTGGCGATCGGAGGACTGGCGGGCTTCGCCGCGCTGTACGGACTGGGTCTCAGCCGGTCGCCATCAGGCGATCCGGCCTGCCGGGCGGCGGTGGCTACGGCACAAAAAATCGCTCCGCTCGCCCATGGTGAGGTGGCGGCACTGACCATGGCGAGCACGCCGCTCAAGCTGCCCGACCTCGCGTTCCAGGACGCCGACGGCAAGCCGAAGAAGCTGTCCGATTTCCGCGGCAAGACGCTGCTGGTCAACCTCTGGGCGACCTGGTGCGTGCCGTGTCGGAAGGAAATGCCGGCGCTGGACGAGCTCCAGGGCAAGCTGTCGGGCCCGAATTTCGAGGTGGTGGCGATCAATATCGACACTCGCGACCCCGAGGAGCCGAAGACGTTCCTGAAAGAGGCGAATCTGACCCGGCTCGGCTATTTCAATGACCCGAAAGCCAAGGTTTTCCAGGATCTTAAGACCATAGGCCGGGCCCTTGGCATGCCGACCTCGGTGCTGGTCGACCCGCAAGGCTGTGAGATCGCGACGATCGCGGGACCGGCGGAATGGGCGAGCGAGGACGCGCTCAAGCTGATCCGCGCGGCAACCGGCAAGGCCGCCGCGGCGCTTTAG
- a CDS encoding 3-hydroxybutyryl-CoA dehydrogenase: protein MAAVIKKVGVIGAGQMGNGIAHVAALAGFDVVLNDVSADRLKSGMATINGNLARQVSKKAVSENDKAKAMARITPAEKLDDLADCDLVIETAVEKEEVKRKIFHELCAVLKPEAIVASDTSSISITRLAAATDRPERFIGIHFMNPVPLMELVELIRGIATDDSTFEASKEFVAKLGKQVAVSEDFPAFIVNRILLPMINEAIYTLYEGVGNVEAIDAAMKLGAHHPMGPLELADFIGLDTCLSIMQVLHEGLADSKYRPCPLLVKYVEAGWLGRKTQRGFYDYRGAKPVPTR, encoded by the coding sequence ATGGCGGCAGTGATCAAGAAGGTCGGCGTGATCGGCGCGGGGCAGATGGGCAATGGCATCGCCCATGTTGCGGCGCTCGCCGGCTTCGACGTGGTGCTCAATGACGTCTCGGCCGACCGCCTCAAGTCGGGCATGGCTACCATCAACGGCAATCTGGCGCGCCAGGTCTCCAAGAAGGCGGTCTCCGAGAACGACAAGGCCAAGGCGATGGCGCGCATCACGCCCGCCGAAAAGCTCGACGACCTCGCCGATTGCGACCTCGTGATCGAGACCGCGGTCGAGAAGGAAGAGGTCAAGCGCAAGATCTTTCACGAACTCTGCGCAGTGTTGAAGCCGGAGGCGATCGTCGCCTCCGATACCTCCTCGATCTCGATCACCCGGCTTGCCGCCGCCACCGACCGGCCCGAGCGCTTCATCGGCATTCACTTCATGAACCCGGTTCCGCTGATGGAACTGGTGGAGCTGATCCGCGGCATTGCCACCGACGATTCCACCTTCGAGGCATCCAAGGAATTCGTCGCCAAGCTCGGCAAGCAGGTCGCGGTCTCCGAGGATTTTCCGGCCTTCATCGTCAACCGCATCCTGCTGCCGATGATCAACGAGGCGATCTACACGCTGTACGAGGGCGTCGGCAACGTCGAGGCAATCGACGCGGCGATGAAGCTCGGGGCGCACCATCCGATGGGCCCGCTGGAGCTTGCCGATTTCATCGGCCTCGATACCTGCCTCTCCATCATGCAGGTGCTGCATGAGGGGCTGGCCGACTCCAAGTACCGCCCGTGCCCGCTGCTGGTGAAATATGTCGAGGCCGGCTGGCTCGGCCGCAAGACCCAGCGCGGCTTCTACGATTACCGCGGCGCCAAGCCGGTTCCGACGCGTTAA
- a CDS encoding FAD-binding protein yields the protein MTTLLIAEHDNASLKDATNKALTAAAALGADVEVLVAGQNAKAAADAAAKLAGVKKVRLADGDLYAHDLAEPLAALIVSLASGYDAIVAPATSRFKNVMPRVAALLDVMQVSEIIRVVAPDTYERPIYAGNAIQTVKSKDAKKVITVRTSTFAAAGEGGSAPVEIVQAVADPGLSSFIGEEVAKSDRPELTSAKIIVSGGRAMQSRENFAKYIEPLADKLGAGVGASRAAVDAGYAPNDWQVGQTGKVVAPELYVAVGISGAIQHLAGMKDSKVIVAINKDEDAPIFQVADYGLVADLYQAVPELTAELGKLGK from the coding sequence ATGACGACGCTGCTGATTGCCGAACACGACAATGCGTCGCTCAAGGATGCGACCAACAAGGCCCTGACCGCGGCTGCCGCGCTTGGCGCCGATGTCGAGGTGCTGGTGGCCGGCCAGAATGCCAAGGCCGCGGCGGATGCCGCCGCCAAGCTTGCCGGCGTGAAGAAAGTGCGGCTCGCCGACGGCGACCTCTACGCGCATGATCTCGCCGAGCCGCTGGCTGCGCTGATCGTCTCGCTGGCTTCCGGCTATGACGCGATCGTCGCGCCCGCGACCTCGCGCTTCAAGAACGTGATGCCGCGTGTCGCCGCTCTGCTCGACGTCATGCAGGTCTCGGAGATCATCAGGGTGGTCGCCCCCGACACCTATGAGCGCCCGATCTATGCCGGCAACGCCATCCAGACGGTGAAGTCGAAGGACGCCAAGAAGGTCATCACGGTGCGGACCTCCACCTTCGCCGCGGCGGGTGAGGGCGGCAGCGCGCCGGTCGAGATTGTTCAGGCTGTGGCCGATCCGGGCCTGTCGTCCTTCATCGGCGAGGAGGTCGCCAAGAGCGACCGTCCCGAGCTGACCTCGGCCAAGATCATCGTCTCCGGTGGCCGCGCCATGCAGAGCCGCGAGAACTTCGCCAAGTACATCGAGCCGCTGGCCGACAAGCTCGGCGCCGGCGTCGGTGCCTCGCGCGCGGCGGTCGACGCCGGCTATGCGCCGAACGACTGGCAGGTCGGCCAGACCGGCAAGGTCGTGGCGCCCGAGCTCTATGTTGCCGTCGGGATTTCCGGCGCCATCCAGCATCTGGCCGGCATGAAGGACTCCAAGGTGATCGTCGCGATCAACAAGGACGAGGACGCGCCGATCTTCCAGGTCGCCGATTACGGCCTGGTCGCCGATCTCTACCAGGCGGTTCCGGAGCTGACCGCCGAACTCGGCAAGCTCGGCAAGTAA
- a CDS encoding electron transfer flavoprotein subunit beta/FixA family protein — MKVLVPVKRVVDYNVKVRVKGDGSGVELANVKMSMNPFDEIAVEEALRLKEAGKATEVVVVSIGPAQASETIRTGLAMGADRGILVKAEGAVEPLAVAKILKKVAEEEQPGLIILGKQAIDDDSNQTGQMLAALLGWSQATFASKVEVEGSDFKVTREVDGGLQTVKLKGPAIVTTDLRLNEPRYASLPNIMKAKKKPIADKTVADYGVDVAARLEVLKTTEPAGRKAGVKVKDVAELVSKLKNEAGVL, encoded by the coding sequence ATGAAGGTCTTAGTGCCGGTAAAGCGGGTGGTCGATTACAACGTCAAGGTCCGCGTCAAGGGCGATGGATCGGGCGTTGAACTCGCCAACGTCAAGATGTCGATGAACCCGTTCGACGAAATCGCGGTCGAGGAAGCACTGCGCCTGAAGGAAGCCGGCAAGGCCACCGAGGTCGTCGTGGTCTCCATCGGACCTGCGCAGGCGTCGGAGACGATCCGCACCGGTCTTGCCATGGGCGCCGACCGCGGCATCCTGGTGAAGGCCGAGGGCGCCGTCGAGCCGCTCGCGGTCGCCAAGATCCTGAAGAAGGTTGCGGAAGAAGAGCAGCCCGGCCTGATCATTCTCGGCAAGCAGGCGATCGACGACGACAGCAACCAGACTGGCCAGATGCTGGCTGCGCTGCTCGGCTGGTCGCAGGCGACCTTTGCTTCGAAGGTCGAGGTCGAAGGTTCTGACTTCAAGGTCACCCGCGAAGTCGATGGCGGTCTCCAGACCGTGAAGCTGAAGGGACCGGCGATCGTCACCACCGATCTGCGTCTCAACGAGCCGCGTTATGCCTCGCTGCCCAACATCATGAAGGCCAAGAAGAAGCCGATCGCGGACAAGACCGTCGCCGATTACGGCGTCGACGTCGCCGCGCGCCTCGAGGTTCTCAAGACGACGGAGCCGGCGGGCCGCAAGGCGGGCGTCAAGGTCAAGGATGTCGCCGAGCTGGTGTCGAAACTCAAGAACGAAGCCGGGGTGCTCTGA
- a CDS encoding cob(I)yrinic acid a,c-diamide adenosyltransferase: MVVLNRIYTKTGDDGTTALGTGERRPKYDLRIEAYGTVDETNAAIGVVRLHTGDMPELDAMLGRIQNDLFDLGADLAVPEREGKAERLRVVTSQVERLERDIDALNDKLKPLTSFVLPGGTPAAAHLHVARTICRRAERVIVELAARPGESVGAAGIQYINRLSDFLFVASRAANGDGADDVLWVPGQNR, translated from the coding sequence ATGGTTGTTCTAAATCGCATCTACACGAAGACCGGTGACGACGGCACGACGGCGCTGGGAACCGGCGAGCGGCGTCCGAAATACGATCTGCGCATCGAAGCCTACGGCACCGTCGACGAGACCAACGCCGCGATCGGCGTCGTCAGGCTGCATACCGGGGACATGCCCGAGCTCGACGCGATGCTCGGCCGCATCCAGAACGATCTGTTCGATCTTGGCGCCGATTTGGCGGTGCCCGAGCGTGAAGGCAAAGCGGAGCGGTTGCGGGTGGTGACGAGCCAGGTCGAACGGCTCGAGCGCGATATCGATGCGCTCAACGACAAGCTGAAGCCGCTCACCTCCTTCGTGCTTCCCGGCGGCACGCCGGCCGCGGCCCATCTGCACGTGGCGCGTACGATATGCCGCAGGGCGGAACGGGTGATCGTGGAACTGGCGGCCCGGCCCGGCGAGTCGGTCGGCGCGGCTGGCATCCAATATATCAACCGCCTGTCGGACTTCCTGTTCGTGGCCAGCCGGGCCGCCAACGGCGATGGCGCCGACGACGTGCTCTGGGTTCCGGGCCAGAACCGCTGA